A genomic stretch from Vanrija pseudolonga chromosome 6, complete sequence includes:
- the SPAC4G8.07c gene encoding tRNA (uracil(54)-C(5))-methyltransferase, producing the protein MRSAARTLLQTIPRQLYRPSALPTPRLYTLRAMSAAASPTSTPPPKRVRAESPSADVKEEAAMNSTVDPSSSKPAPKQQQQQRKNNGPQGKGKRKRNRRVLPDPYSPGDILYHDVVDFLGKEYTDAVLAKGDDSEWDAPVELERFSEIELTVGVMTVSGESLSLYEKDGKKWAIVVPFAHPGDKIRAKIIQNQRFSTSADLVEIVEYCDDLRGGEGDRRKNPEAGCKYFGECGGCQLQPVPYALQLKHKQRTVDLAYKRYSLLDAAKVPEILPTIASPKQWAYRTKITPHFDAVPKWAKAQEAAKEENPEDASLNAERTWTCKIGFDRKGMPGVLDIEECPIATDVLNAKLGPERQRIKETISTFKRGATLLLRDSLPAPDPLPSKEKPFDVSTFDANTPHIAVTNHKEAVYEKVGDYLFSFSAGSFFQNNNSILIPLTDYVKKAIFPPGSTAKRPTHLVDTYCGSGLFGITLSPEFERIAGVDVSPEGIAAAGKNAGMNGLQDKTTWLCGKAEDIFGGLAEKGFGGEHSCIVIDPPRKGCDTPFLEQFLNFKPLTAVYVSCNVHTQARDIGWLINESEKRGEGKWRYELESLRGFDLFPQTAHVESVGVLRLVETN; encoded by the exons ATGCGGTCTGCAGCTCGTACTCTACTCCAGACAATCCCTAGACAACTCTATCGCCCCAGCGCGCTCCCCACTCCGAGACTCTACACCCTTCGCGCAATGTCAGCTGCCGCATCACCAACATCAACACCCCCGCCGAAGCGGgtccgcgccgagtcgcctTCTGCCGatgtcaaggaggaggccgccatGAACAGCACTGTGgacccgtcctcgtccaagCCCGCAccaaagcagcagcagcagcagcgcaagaACAACGGCCcgcagggcaagggcaagcgtAAGCGCAACCGCCGCGTTCTCCCCGACCCCTACTCGCCCGGAGACATCCTGtaccacgacgtcgtcgacttcctcggcaaggagtacaccgacgccgtgctcgccaagggcgacgacagcgagtGGGACGCGCCCGTGGAGCTGGAGCGGTTTTCCGAGATTGAGCTGaccgtcggcgtcatgacCGTTTCTG GCGAGAGCTTGTCGTTGTACGAGAAGGACGGCAAGAAGTGGGCCATTGTGGTGCCCTTCGCCCACCCCGGGGACAAGATCCGGGCCAAGATCATCCAGAACCAACGGTTCAGCACCTCGGCCGACCTGGTCGAGATTGTCGAGTACTGTGACGACCTGCGTGGTGGAGAGGGCGACCGCAGGAAGAACCCCGAGGCGGGGTGCAAGTACTTTGGCGAGTG TGGCGGTTGCCAGCTCCAGCCCGTTCCGTACGCCCTGCAGCTCAAGCACAAGCAGCGcaccgtcgacctcgcgtaCAAGCGCTACTCGCTCCTTGACGCGGCCAAGGTGCCCGAGATCCTGCCTACGATTGCCAGCCCGAAGCAGTGGGCCTACCGTACTAAGATCACACCGCACTTTGACGCCGTCCCCAAGTGGGCCAAGGCGCaggaggccgccaaggaggagaacCCCGAGGACGCGTCGCTTAACGCTGAGAGGACGTGGACGTGCAAGATTGGCTTTGACCGCAAGGGAATGCCGGGTGTCTTGGACATTGAGGAGTGCCCCATTGCCACAGACGTGTTGAATGCCAAGCTTGGCCCCGAGCGCCAGCGGATCAAGGAGACGATCTCCACCTTCAAGCGTGGCGCCACTCTCTTGCTACGAGACTCGCTTCCTGCTCCCGACCCGCTGCCGTCGAAGGAGAAGCCGTTTGATGTCTCCACGTTCGACGCCAACACCCCCCATATTGCGGTTACCAACCACAAGGAAGCTGTGTACGAGAAGGTTGGCGATTACCTCTTCTCGTTCTCGGCTGGCTCGTTCTTCCAGAACAACAACTCGATCCTCATCCCGCTCACCGACTacgtcaagaaggccatTTTCCCACCAGGGTCCACGGCCAAGCGCCCCACGCACCTGGTTGACACTTACTGCGGCTCTGGACTGTTCGGCATCACACTGTCGCCCGAGTTCGAGCGCATCGCCGGTGTCGACGTCTCTCCAGAGGGCATTGCCGCCGCAGGGAAGAACGCGGGTATGAATGGACTCCAGGACAAGACGACTTGGCTGTgtggcaaggccgaggacatCTTCGGTGGACTGGCAGAGAAGGGCTTTGGTGGCGAGCACTCTTGCATTGTCATTGAC CCCCCTCGCAAGGGATGCGACACGCCATTCCTCGAGCAGTTCCTCAACTTCAAGCCCCTGACGGCGGTGTATGTCTCGTGCAACGTCCACACGCAGGCACGCGACATTGGATGGCTCATCAACGAGTCGGAGAAGCGTGGTGAGGGC